One Methylomarinovum tepidoasis DNA window includes the following coding sequences:
- the guaB gene encoding IMP dehydrogenase — protein sequence MRILEEAITFDDVLLVPAHSTVLPKEADLRTRLTREITLNIPLVSAAMDTVTEARLAITLAQEGGIGIIHKNMTAERQAQEVAKVKKYESGVIKEPITVTPDTTIGEVIRLTREKNISGVPVVENGNRLVGIVTNRDLRFETRFDAPVSAVMTPRERLVTVKEGAPKEEIVRLLHQHRIEKILVVDDDFHLRGLITVKDIQKAKDYPNACKDEQERLRVGAAVGVGAGTDERVAALVEAGVDVIVVDTAHGHSQGVIDRVRWIKRHYPDIQVIGGNIATGEAAVALLEAGADAVKVGIGPGSICTTRVVAGVGVPQITAVANVAQALKDTGLPLIADGGIRYSGDVAKALAAGAHSVMLGSLFAGTEEAPGEVELYQGRSYKTYRGMGSLGAMSQQQGSSDRYFQEDTDAIEKLVPEGIEGRVPYKGSVVAIIHQLLGGIRASMGYTGCRTIAELHEKARFVRITGAGVRESHVHDVAIVKEAPNYRLD from the coding sequence ATGCGCATTCTGGAAGAGGCCATCACCTTCGATGACGTTCTCCTGGTCCCCGCCCATTCCACGGTTCTGCCCAAAGAGGCGGATCTCCGCACCCGGCTGACGCGGGAAATCACCCTCAACATCCCCCTGGTGTCGGCGGCGATGGACACGGTCACCGAAGCCCGTCTGGCCATCACCCTGGCCCAGGAAGGCGGCATCGGCATCATCCACAAGAACATGACGGCCGAGCGCCAGGCCCAGGAAGTGGCCAAGGTGAAGAAATACGAAAGCGGGGTCATCAAGGAACCGATCACCGTCACCCCCGACACCACCATCGGCGAAGTCATCCGTCTGACGCGGGAGAAAAACATCTCCGGCGTGCCGGTGGTGGAAAACGGCAACCGGCTGGTGGGCATCGTCACCAACCGTGACCTGCGCTTCGAAACCCGTTTCGACGCCCCGGTGTCGGCGGTCATGACTCCCAGGGAGCGGTTGGTGACGGTCAAGGAAGGGGCGCCCAAGGAGGAGATCGTCCGCCTGCTGCACCAGCACCGGATCGAGAAGATCCTGGTGGTGGACGACGACTTCCACCTGCGCGGCTTGATCACCGTCAAGGACATCCAGAAGGCCAAGGACTATCCCAACGCCTGCAAGGACGAGCAGGAACGCCTGCGGGTCGGCGCGGCGGTCGGCGTCGGGGCCGGCACCGACGAGCGGGTCGCCGCCCTGGTGGAAGCCGGCGTGGACGTGATCGTGGTCGATACCGCCCACGGCCATTCCCAGGGGGTGATCGACCGGGTCCGCTGGATCAAGCGTCACTACCCCGACATCCAGGTGATCGGCGGCAACATCGCCACCGGCGAGGCGGCCGTGGCCCTGCTGGAAGCGGGCGCCGACGCGGTCAAGGTCGGCATCGGCCCGGGCTCCATCTGCACCACCCGGGTGGTAGCCGGCGTCGGCGTGCCCCAGATCACCGCGGTCGCCAACGTCGCCCAGGCATTGAAGGACACGGGGCTGCCGCTGATCGCCGACGGCGGCATCCGCTATTCCGGCGACGTGGCCAAGGCCCTGGCCGCCGGGGCCCACAGCGTCATGCTCGGCAGCCTGTTCGCCGGCACCGAGGAAGCCCCCGGCGAGGTGGAACTGTACCAGGGCCGCTCCTACAAAACCTACCGCGGCATGGGCTCTCTGGGTGCCATGTCCCAGCAGCAGGGCTCCAGCGACCGTTACTTCCAGGAGGATACCGACGCCATTGAGAAGCTGGTGCCAGAGGGCATCGAGGGCCGGGTGCCCTACAAGGGCAGCGTGGTGGCCATCATCCATCAGCTCCTCGGCGGTATCCGCGCCAGCATGGGCTACACCGGCTGCCGCACCATCGCCGAACTGCACGAGAAAGCCCGGTTCGTGCGCATCACCGGCGCCGGCGTACGGGAAAGCCACGTCCACGACGTGGCCATCGTCAAGGAAGCTCCCAACTACCGTCTGGACTGA
- the guaA gene encoding glutamine-hydrolyzing GMP synthase: MSMDIHAHKILILDFGSQYTQLIGRRVRELGVYCEIHPFDWTEAQIRNFSPRGIILSGGPRTVTADFTPRAPQVAFELGVPVLGICYGMQTMAAQLGGRVEPALKREFGYAQVKIRGHSRLLEGIEDHTTPDGEALLDVWMSHGDRVVEVPPGFKVICLTEDAPIAGMADEARRFYGLQFHPEVTHTRQGQRILGRFVHDICGCEPVWTPENIIEESVRNIRRQVGKDKVLLALSGGVDSSVVAALMHKAIGDQLTCVFVDTGLLRLHEGDQVMATLARHMGVKVIRVNAAERYFDALKGVTDPEEKRRIIGHLFIEIFEEEAKKLEDVKWLAQGTIYPDVIESAAARTAKASLIKSHHNVAGLPETMRLKLIEPLRELFKDEVRKIGLELGLPYEMVYRHPFPGPGLGVRILGEVKPEYAEILRLADDIFISELRKHELYDQVSQAFAVFLPIKSVGVMGDERSYDYVIALRAVETTDFMTARWAQLPYEFLDTVSRRIINEVKGISRVVYDVSGKPPATIEWE, from the coding sequence CTGAGCATGGACATTCACGCCCACAAGATCCTGATCCTCGACTTCGGCTCCCAGTACACCCAGCTCATCGGTCGGCGCGTGCGCGAGCTGGGGGTGTACTGCGAGATCCATCCTTTCGACTGGACCGAAGCGCAGATCCGCAACTTCTCCCCCCGCGGCATCATTCTCTCCGGCGGGCCCCGAACCGTGACCGCCGACTTCACCCCCCGCGCCCCCCAGGTGGCGTTCGAGCTGGGAGTGCCGGTGCTGGGAATCTGCTACGGCATGCAGACCATGGCGGCCCAGCTGGGCGGCAGAGTGGAACCGGCGTTGAAGCGCGAGTTCGGCTACGCCCAGGTCAAGATCCGGGGCCATTCGCGCCTGCTCGAAGGCATCGAGGATCACACCACCCCGGACGGCGAGGCCCTGCTCGACGTGTGGATGAGCCACGGCGACCGGGTGGTGGAAGTGCCGCCCGGCTTCAAGGTCATCTGCCTGACCGAGGACGCCCCCATCGCCGGCATGGCCGACGAGGCACGGCGGTTTTACGGCCTTCAGTTCCATCCCGAAGTCACCCACACCCGGCAGGGCCAGCGCATCCTGGGCCGTTTCGTCCACGACATCTGCGGCTGCGAGCCGGTCTGGACCCCTGAAAACATCATCGAGGAAAGCGTCCGCAACATCCGCCGGCAGGTGGGCAAGGACAAAGTGCTGCTGGCCCTGTCCGGCGGAGTGGACTCGTCGGTGGTCGCCGCCCTCATGCACAAGGCCATCGGCGATCAGCTCACCTGCGTGTTCGTGGACACCGGCCTGCTGCGGCTCCACGAGGGCGACCAGGTCATGGCCACCCTGGCCCGACACATGGGGGTCAAGGTCATCCGCGTCAATGCCGCCGAACGCTATTTCGACGCTCTGAAAGGCGTCACCGATCCGGAAGAGAAGCGCCGCATCATCGGCCACCTGTTCATCGAGATCTTCGAGGAGGAGGCCAAAAAGCTCGAGGACGTCAAATGGCTGGCCCAGGGCACCATCTATCCGGACGTGATCGAGTCGGCGGCGGCCAGAACTGCCAAGGCGTCGCTGATCAAGTCCCACCACAACGTCGCCGGCCTGCCGGAAACCATGCGGCTCAAGCTCATCGAGCCGCTGCGCGAACTGTTCAAGGACGAAGTGCGCAAGATTGGCCTGGAGCTGGGGCTGCCCTATGAGATGGTCTACCGCCACCCCTTCCCCGGCCCCGGCCTGGGGGTACGCATCCTGGGCGAGGTGAAGCCGGAATACGCCGAGATCCTGCGCCTGGCCGACGACATCTTCATCTCCGAGCTGCGCAAGCACGAACTCTACGACCAGGTCAGCCAGGCGTTCGCCGTGTTCCTGCCGATCAAGTCCGTCGGCGTGATGGGGGACGAGCGCAGCTACGACTACGTCATCGCCCTGCGGGCGGTGGAAACCACCGACTTCATGACTGCCCGCTGGGCCCAACTGCCCTACGAATTCCTCGACACCGTCTCCCGCCGCATCATCAACGAGGTCAAGGGGATCTCGCGGGTGGTGTACGACGTCTCCGGCAAACCACCAGCGACCATCGAGTGGGAGTGA
- the sbcB gene encoding exodeoxyribonuclease I: protein MPPSLYWYDYETFGADPVRDRPAQFAGIRTDEDLDPVGEPLVLYCRPAPDFLPQPAACLVTGITPQLAWEKGVCEDEFIARINAEFSRPETCVAGYNNIRFDDEVTRHTLYRNLYDPYAREWRGGNSRWDLIDVVRLTYALRPEGIVWPEREDGAPSFRLERLTAANGIAHAEAHDALADVRATIALARLVRARQPRLYAYCFDHRRKDALRRLIDLETLKPLLHVSEKYPARRGCLALVAPVGWDPGNPNGVAVWDLSVDPAMLLELETEQLRRLLYTPSRELAEDETRPALKTVRLNRCPVLAPPNALRSQDAERLGIDLAACERHLAWLRRHRRAVETVLPELLQWPEAEEAPLDPELALYRGGFFSARDRALMAQVHRLDPERLRHFEADFDDPRLPELLFRFRARNWPETLSAEERARWERFRIERLTCPERGASIVWEDFWRELARLRSEAVQGDAAILEALEEYAREILPVAGRCLLEKTLS, encoded by the coding sequence ATGCCCCCGAGCCTGTACTGGTACGACTACGAGACCTTCGGCGCCGATCCGGTGCGCGACCGCCCGGCCCAGTTCGCCGGTATCCGCACCGACGAGGATCTCGACCCCGTCGGCGAGCCGCTGGTGCTGTACTGTCGCCCGGCCCCCGATTTCCTGCCCCAGCCGGCCGCCTGTCTGGTGACCGGCATCACCCCGCAGCTGGCGTGGGAGAAAGGCGTGTGCGAGGACGAATTCATCGCCCGCATCAACGCCGAGTTCTCCCGGCCGGAAACCTGCGTGGCCGGTTACAACAACATCCGCTTCGACGACGAGGTCACCCGCCACACCCTCTACCGCAATCTCTACGATCCCTATGCCCGGGAATGGCGGGGCGGCAACTCCCGCTGGGATCTGATCGACGTGGTCCGCCTCACCTATGCCCTGCGCCCGGAAGGGATCGTCTGGCCCGAGCGCGAGGACGGGGCGCCCAGCTTCCGCCTCGAGCGCCTGACCGCCGCCAACGGCATCGCCCATGCAGAAGCCCACGACGCCCTGGCCGACGTGCGTGCCACCATCGCCCTGGCGCGGCTGGTCCGTGCGCGCCAACCCAGGCTCTATGCCTATTGCTTCGACCATCGCCGCAAGGACGCGCTGCGGCGGCTGATCGATCTGGAGACGCTGAAACCGTTGCTGCACGTGTCGGAGAAGTACCCCGCCCGCCGCGGCTGCCTGGCGCTGGTCGCCCCCGTGGGGTGGGACCCGGGCAATCCCAACGGGGTGGCGGTCTGGGACCTGAGCGTCGATCCGGCCATGCTGCTGGAGCTGGAGACAGAACAGCTGCGGCGGCTGCTTTACACGCCCTCGAGGGAACTGGCAGAGGACGAGACCCGGCCGGCGCTCAAGACCGTTCGCCTGAACCGCTGCCCGGTACTGGCGCCGCCTAACGCGCTGCGTTCGCAAGACGCCGAGCGCCTGGGAATCGATCTGGCCGCCTGCGAGCGCCATCTGGCCTGGTTGCGCCGGCACCGGCGGGCGGTCGAGACGGTGCTGCCGGAATTGCTGCAATGGCCCGAGGCGGAAGAGGCGCCCTTGGACCCGGAACTGGCGCTCTACCGCGGCGGCTTCTTCAGCGCCAGGGACCGGGCGCTGATGGCCCAGGTGCATCGCCTCGACCCTGAGCGGTTGCGTCATTTCGAAGCGGATTTCGACGATCCCCGCCTGCCGGAGCTGCTGTTCCGGTTCCGGGCCCGCAACTGGCCCGAAACCCTGTCGGCCGAGGAGCGGGCGCGTTGGGAACGCTTCCGTATCGAGCGCCTGACGTGCCCGGAACGGGGGGCCTCGATCGTGTGGGAGGATTTCTGGCGGGAACTGGCGCGTTTGCGTTCAGAGGCGGTTCAGGGCGATGCGGCAATACTGGAGGCGCTAGAGGAATACGCCCGGGAAATTCTCCCGGTTGCCGGCCGTTGCCTTCTGGAGAAAACGCTGTCATGA
- a CDS encoding YqcC family protein, whose translation MSDPERIDRAADLLLELEAELRRLGLWEEARPSDEALASPLPFCCDTLSFPQWLQFVFLERMKPLIEAGGPLPGQCGIAPMAEEWFAGSGIESKRLLRLLRDFDELLTQD comes from the coding sequence ATGAGCGATCCCGAGCGTATCGACCGCGCCGCCGATCTGCTGCTGGAACTGGAGGCGGAGCTGCGCCGTCTGGGACTGTGGGAAGAGGCGCGTCCCAGCGACGAGGCGCTCGCCAGTCCGTTGCCCTTTTGTTGCGATACGTTATCCTTTCCCCAGTGGCTGCAGTTCGTGTTTCTGGAGCGCATGAAACCCCTGATCGAAGCCGGCGGCCCGCTGCCCGGCCAATGCGGCATCGCCCCCATGGCCGAGGAGTGGTTCGCCGGCTCCGGGATCGAAAGCAAACGCCTCCTCCGCCTGCTGCGCGACTTCGACGAATTACTGACCCAGGACTGA
- the tadA gene encoding tRNA adenosine(34) deaminase TadA gives MTPVTPRDEMWMRRALELARRAESEGEVPIGAVLVKHDRIVAEGWNRPIAACDPTAHAEIEALRAGGRALGNYRLPRTTLYVTLEPCVMCMGAIVHARIQRLVFGAADPKRGAAGSVLSLHQADFLNHRVTVTAGVLAEECAAPLRTFFAARR, from the coding sequence ATGACCCCCGTCACTCCCCGCGACGAGATGTGGATGCGCCGGGCCCTGGAGCTGGCCCGCCGGGCCGAAAGCGAGGGGGAGGTGCCCATCGGGGCGGTGCTGGTGAAACACGACCGTATCGTCGCCGAGGGCTGGAACCGCCCCATCGCCGCCTGCGATCCCACCGCCCACGCCGAAATCGAAGCCCTGCGCGCCGGCGGCCGGGCGCTCGGCAACTACCGCCTGCCCCGCACCACCCTCTACGTCACCCTCGAACCCTGCGTCATGTGCATGGGCGCCATCGTCCACGCCCGTATCCAACGCCTGGTCTTCGGCGCCGCCGACCCAAAACGCGGCGCGGCCGGCAGCGTGCTGTCCCTGCACCAGGCCGACTTCCTCAACCACCGGGTGACGGTGACGGCGGGGGTGCTGGCCGAGGAATGCGCGGCACCGCTGCGAACGTTCTTCGCCGCCCGGCGCTGA
- a CDS encoding SRPBCC family protein translates to MRKLIPLFSLLALVWAVSAEAHGPSRQKVAEEVVIDAPAAKVWEIVKDFCSIEKWHPQVKSCTLEGDGTKKGAKRKVTLAGGGWIVEELKKYDPKKRMYKTFCGCTPDEEISTAKTITWSGAEVKVPVIPVANYSSIFEVKEANGKTKVVWRGAFYRAYMNNNPPPEMNEEAAIKAVTEFYRQGLDHLKQIAESQ, encoded by the coding sequence ATGCGTAAACTCATCCCCCTGTTTTCCCTGCTGGCCCTGGTATGGGCCGTCAGCGCCGAGGCCCACGGTCCGAGCCGGCAGAAAGTGGCCGAAGAGGTCGTGATCGACGCCCCGGCGGCCAAGGTCTGGGAGATCGTCAAGGATTTCTGCAGCATCGAGAAATGGCACCCGCAGGTCAAGTCCTGCACCCTGGAAGGCGACGGCACCAAGAAGGGCGCCAAGCGCAAAGTGACTTTGGCGGGTGGCGGCTGGATCGTCGAGGAGCTGAAGAAGTACGATCCCAAGAAGCGGATGTACAAGACCTTCTGCGGCTGCACCCCGGACGAGGAAATCAGCACCGCCAAGACCATTACCTGGTCCGGTGCCGAGGTGAAGGTGCCGGTCATTCCGGTGGCGAACTATTCCAGCATCTTCGAGGTCAAAGAGGCCAACGGCAAGACCAAAGTCGTCTGGCGCGGCGCCTTCTACCGTGCCTACATGAACAACAACCCGCCGCCGGAGATGAACGAGGAAGCCGCCATCAAGGCCGTGACCGAATTCTACCGCCAGGGACTCGATCATCTGAAACAGATCGCCGAAAGCCAGTAA
- the mltF gene encoding membrane-bound lytic murein transglycosylase MltF, with amino-acid sequence MRLRRLFLLLLALAAVAVALLQWYLRRTSAVFIEPGSRLERIRHEGRLRVLTVYGATTYYPLANGGFAGFEYDLVRRFGQWLGVEVAFVAADSVAELLAAMLAGKADMAAAGLTVTEVRRRYLRFSEPYQYVTEQVIYRRGAAPRPRRVADLEDRFIEVMLGSSHAFRLARLRRAHRALRWRETDATSEELLRRVDVGLTDYTVMDSNQFRVLQRFYPSLQVGFDLTGAEPLAWVFSPEGDDTLRQAANRFLAQARRDRTLESLQEQYYGHVDALEFVDVCTFQRHVRQRLSQYLPWFQAAGEKYGWDWRLLAAIAYQESHWNADARSPTGVEGLMMLTRDTARQLGIRDRRDPKESIFGAARYLNRLKAKIPARIPEPDRTWFTLAAYNVGFGHLEDARILTQRAGEDPDRWMDVKKYLPKLAQKRWYSRVKRGYARGWEPVRYVENIRNYYDLLLPLDNPALSAGRRRTFAAVPRIPRPAPPPSPSPGG; translated from the coding sequence GTGAGGCTGCGGCGGCTGTTTTTGCTCCTGCTGGCGCTGGCGGCGGTCGCCGTGGCACTGCTGCAATGGTACTTGCGCCGCACCTCAGCCGTTTTCATCGAGCCCGGCTCCCGGCTGGAGCGTATCCGCCATGAAGGTAGGCTGCGGGTGCTCACGGTTTACGGCGCGACCACTTACTATCCCCTCGCCAATGGGGGGTTCGCCGGTTTCGAATACGATCTCGTGCGCCGTTTTGGTCAGTGGCTCGGAGTCGAGGTGGCGTTCGTGGCCGCCGACTCGGTGGCCGAGCTGTTGGCCGCCATGCTGGCCGGCAAGGCGGACATGGCCGCCGCCGGCCTGACGGTGACCGAGGTGCGGCGCCGTTACCTGCGTTTTTCCGAGCCTTACCAGTACGTCACCGAGCAGGTGATCTACCGTCGGGGCGCCGCTCCCAGGCCGCGCCGGGTCGCCGATCTCGAAGACCGTTTCATCGAGGTCATGCTCGGTTCCAGCCATGCCTTTCGTCTTGCGCGCCTGCGCCGGGCCCACCGTGCGCTGCGCTGGCGCGAAACCGACGCGACCAGCGAGGAACTCCTGCGTCGGGTCGATGTCGGCCTGACCGATTACACGGTGATGGATTCCAACCAGTTCCGGGTGCTGCAGCGTTTCTATCCCAGTCTACAGGTGGGCTTCGATCTGACCGGGGCGGAGCCTCTGGCCTGGGTTTTCAGCCCCGAGGGGGACGATACCCTGCGGCAGGCGGCCAACCGTTTTCTCGCCCAGGCCCGCCGCGACCGGACTCTGGAATCGCTGCAGGAACAGTACTACGGTCACGTCGATGCCCTGGAATTCGTGGACGTCTGCACCTTCCAGCGCCACGTGCGCCAGCGTTTGAGCCAATATCTGCCCTGGTTCCAGGCGGCGGGAGAAAAATACGGCTGGGACTGGCGCCTACTGGCCGCCATCGCCTATCAGGAATCCCACTGGAACGCCGACGCCCGTTCCCCGACCGGGGTGGAGGGCCTGATGATGCTGACCCGGGACACCGCCCGCCAGTTGGGGATCCGCGATCGCCGGGACCCCAAGGAAAGCATTTTCGGGGCGGCCCGTTACCTCAACCGCCTGAAGGCCAAGATCCCCGCGCGCATTCCCGAGCCCGATCGCACCTGGTTCACCCTGGCGGCCTACAACGTCGGTTTCGGCCATCTGGAAGACGCCCGCATCCTGACCCAGCGGGCGGGGGAAGATCCGGACCGCTGGATGGATGTGAAGAAATACCTGCCGAAGCTGGCGCAGAAACGCTGGTACAGCCGGGTCAAACGCGGCTATGCCCGTGGCTGGGAGCCGGTGCGCTACGTGGAGAACATCCGCAACTATTACGACCTGTTGCTGCCGCTCGACAATCCGGCGCTCAGCGCCGGGCGGCGAAGAACGTTCGCAGCGGTGCCGCGCATTCCTCGGCCAGCACCCCCGCCGTCACCGTCACCCGGTGGTTGA
- the nqrC gene encoding NADH:ubiquinone reductase (Na(+)-transporting) subunit C, translated as MRKVLGALTVVLSVALVCSFMVTAAAVLLAERQERNLRLERIRHILAVVGIEATEPLSAYREAIDARLIDLHRAEPVSFQGLPRYLQPDAFDFDRAARDPRYSKPIPPERIGLRRRPRLMPLYVVKGTGRVALLIVGKGLWSTLYGYLALENDLRHIAGITFFQQKETPGLGGEIANPRWQALWRGKLAYDESGNVAIRVVKGSVPPRSPAAAYQVDGLSGATLTTRAVDRLVRYWLGPEGYGPYLARLRREGER; from the coding sequence ATGCGTAAGGTTCTGGGTGCCTTGACGGTGGTGCTGAGCGTCGCGCTGGTGTGTTCGTTCATGGTCACCGCGGCGGCGGTGTTGCTGGCGGAGCGGCAGGAGAGGAATCTGCGTCTGGAGCGGATTCGTCATATCCTGGCGGTTGTCGGCATCGAGGCGACCGAACCGCTCAGCGCCTACCGTGAAGCGATCGATGCGCGCCTGATCGACTTGCACCGGGCCGAGCCGGTGTCGTTTCAGGGGTTGCCGCGCTATCTACAGCCCGATGCTTTCGATTTCGACAGGGCCGCCCGCGATCCCCGTTACAGCAAGCCGATTCCACCGGAACGCATCGGCCTCCGGCGCAGACCCAGGCTGATGCCGCTCTATGTCGTCAAAGGTACAGGAAGGGTGGCACTGCTGATCGTCGGCAAGGGGCTGTGGTCCACCCTGTACGGTTATCTGGCGCTGGAGAACGACCTGCGTCACATCGCCGGCATCACGTTTTTCCAACAGAAGGAAACGCCGGGACTGGGTGGTGAGATCGCCAATCCCCGCTGGCAGGCACTGTGGCGCGGCAAACTGGCCTACGATGAAAGCGGGAATGTGGCGATCCGGGTGGTCAAGGGTTCGGTCCCGCCGAGATCGCCGGCCGCCGCGTATCAGGTTGACGGCTTGAGCGGGGCGACGCTGACGACCCGGGCGGTGGACCGTCTGGTGCGGTATTGGCTGGGGCCGGAGGGGTATGGTCCCTATCTGGCCCGTCTGCGTCGGGAGGGTGAGCGATGA
- the nqrF gene encoding NADH:ubiquinone reductase (Na(+)-transporting) subunit F: MTREWLAQAAEVWAQKGDLILLGVGVFVGLVLVLSLLVLLAKLWLVPEGEVPVVVNDELTLKVPAGTKLMWALVEHGIHVPSACGGQGTCGQCRLIVEGVGPVLPTERARLPARLLREGWRLSCQIPVKRPLKVRVPPEVLGSHTWIGTVVSNRNLTPLIKEPVIELPLPPLRFRAGQFILLEAPRARIRFADFDIDPRFREDWDRFDWWRYQVTIDKPSSRAYSMANAPAEGNRVRLNVRLQLPPQDKPEAPPGRVSSYVFSLKPGDQVKLTGPFGEFYVRERDTEMIFIGGGAGMAPLRSMIVDQLERVRTSRKISFWYGARSLRELFYAEEFERLARAHDNFRWQVALSEPRPEDDWQGPTGFIHQVLYDLYLKDHPAPEECDYYLCGPPPMLKAVLQMLDELGVERDNIFFDDFGG, translated from the coding sequence ATGACGCGCGAATGGTTGGCCCAGGCCGCCGAGGTATGGGCGCAGAAGGGGGATCTGATCCTGCTAGGGGTCGGTGTCTTCGTCGGCCTGGTGCTGGTGCTGAGCCTGTTGGTGTTGCTGGCGAAGCTCTGGTTGGTCCCGGAGGGGGAGGTTCCGGTGGTGGTCAACGACGAACTAACCCTCAAGGTGCCTGCCGGGACCAAGCTGATGTGGGCCTTGGTGGAGCACGGCATCCACGTCCCTTCGGCCTGCGGCGGGCAGGGGACCTGTGGCCAGTGCCGTCTGATCGTCGAGGGGGTGGGGCCGGTGCTGCCGACCGAGCGCGCCAGGCTGCCCGCGCGCCTTCTCAGGGAAGGGTGGCGGCTGAGCTGCCAGATTCCGGTCAAACGTCCCTTGAAGGTCAGGGTGCCGCCGGAGGTGCTGGGCTCCCACACCTGGATCGGCACGGTGGTTTCCAACCGCAACCTGACGCCGCTGATCAAGGAGCCGGTCATCGAGCTCCCCCTGCCGCCCCTGCGTTTCCGCGCCGGCCAGTTCATTCTCCTGGAAGCGCCGAGGGCGAGGATCCGTTTTGCGGACTTCGATATCGATCCCCGCTTCCGTGAAGACTGGGACCGCTTCGATTGGTGGCGTTATCAGGTGACGATCGACAAGCCCTCCAGCCGCGCCTATTCCATGGCCAACGCCCCGGCGGAGGGCAACCGGGTCCGTCTCAACGTCCGCCTGCAGTTGCCGCCTCAGGACAAACCGGAGGCGCCGCCGGGGCGGGTCTCCTCTTACGTGTTTTCCCTCAAACCGGGCGACCAAGTGAAGCTGACCGGCCCGTTCGGGGAGTTCTACGTGCGCGAGCGCGACACCGAGATGATCTTTATCGGCGGTGGGGCCGGTATGGCGCCGTTGCGCTCGATGATCGTCGATCAGCTCGAGCGGGTCCGGACGTCGCGGAAGATCTCGTTCTGGTACGGCGCCCGCAGCTTGCGGGAGCTGTTCTACGCCGAGGAATTCGAGCGCCTGGCGCGCGCGCACGACAATTTCCGCTGGCAGGTGGCGCTGTCGGAGCCGCGCCCGGAGGACGACTGGCAGGGGCCGACCGGTTTCATCCACCAGGTGCTCTACGACCTGTATCTCAAGGATCATCCGGCGCCGGAGGAATGCGATTACTACCTCTGCGGCCCGCCGCCGATGCTTAAAGCGGTACTGCAGATGCTGGATGAGCTAGGGGTCGAGCGCGACAATATCTTCTTCGACGATTTCGGCGGCTGA
- a CDS encoding cytochrome D1 domain-containing protein has protein sequence MLRSPLLSTLILAASAAFFFGAASAKPYAFITNQGADSVSVIDTATDWVVKTLKVGKKPAGVAVSRDGRRVLITNPQSRDVTVIDGERLEVLDAIPVGEGPVGVAVDAAGRRGYVADWYEHRVSVIDLDRRKVIAKVAVGKSPAGMAVSRDGKRLYVANRDDDAVALVDTRAFKTLATGKVGSHPFGIALDEKRGRLYTANVISNDVSVLDAETLKPVATVKVGDRPYAITLAQGGSRVVVTNQYDDTVSVIDADALKIIDTLAVGEYPEGIDTHPDDRRVYVVNWFSNSVSVLDMHDLKPLKTIPTGEGSRGFGNFIGP, from the coding sequence ATGCTCCGTTCTCCATTGCTATCCACCCTGATTTTGGCGGCGTCAGCCGCCTTCTTTTTTGGTGCCGCCAGCGCCAAGCCCTACGCCTTCATCACCAACCAGGGCGCCGACAGCGTCTCGGTGATCGACACCGCCACCGATTGGGTCGTCAAGACCCTCAAGGTGGGGAAAAAGCCGGCCGGCGTTGCGGTCAGCCGCGACGGCCGCCGGGTGCTGATCACCAATCCGCAGAGCCGGGACGTGACCGTGATCGACGGCGAGCGCCTGGAAGTGCTGGATGCGATCCCGGTGGGGGAAGGGCCGGTCGGGGTGGCCGTGGATGCGGCAGGCCGGCGCGGTTACGTGGCCGACTGGTACGAGCACCGCGTCAGCGTCATCGATCTCGATCGGCGCAAGGTCATCGCCAAGGTGGCGGTGGGCAAGTCCCCGGCCGGCATGGCGGTGAGCCGCGACGGCAAACGCCTCTATGTCGCCAATCGCGATGACGATGCGGTCGCGCTGGTCGACACCCGGGCCTTCAAAACCCTCGCCACCGGCAAGGTGGGCTCCCATCCCTTCGGCATCGCCCTCGACGAGAAACGCGGCCGTCTCTATACCGCCAACGTGATCAGCAACGATGTCAGCGTGCTCGATGCCGAAACCCTCAAACCCGTCGCCACCGTCAAGGTGGGGGACCGTCCCTACGCCATCACCCTGGCCCAGGGCGGCAGCCGGGTGGTGGTGACCAATCAGTACGACGACACCGTGTCGGTCATCGACGCCGACGCCCTCAAGATCATCGACACCCTGGCGGTGGGAGAATACCCGGAAGGCATCGATACCCATCCGGACGACCGGCGGGTGTATGTGGTCAACTGGTTCAGCAATTCAGTGTCGGTCCTCGACATGCATGACCTGAAGCCCTTGAAGACCATCCCGACAGGCGAAGGCAGTCGGGGCTTCGGCAACTTCATCGGCCCATGA